In one Cottoperca gobio chromosome 12, fCotGob3.1, whole genome shotgun sequence genomic region, the following are encoded:
- the ccnb1 gene encoding LOW QUALITY PROTEIN: G2/mitotic-specific cyclin-B1 (The sequence of the model RefSeq protein was modified relative to this genomic sequence to represent the inferred CDS: deleted 1 base in 1 codon) → MALRVTRNRLASTRTDLGGKACSITGPTKPRAALGEIGNIAVNKEVQKKTVKTEATKKTKVIITKVEKAVVEKPKPKDVVPVKPKPEVQVLPEPASPTPMETSGCVPADLCQAFSDVILHTVRDVDADDYENPMLCSEYVKEIYKYLRQLEVEQNVRLTYLQGQEVTGNMRAILIDWLVQVSLKFRLLQETMYMTVGIIDRYLQDHPVPKKQLQLVGVTAMFLASKYEEMYPPEISDFAYVTDKAYTTLQIRDMEMSILRVLKFQLGRPLPLQFLRRASKIYEVTAEQHTLAKYLLELTMVDYEMVHFPPSMMACAALALTLKILDAGEWDVTLQHYMDYTAESLIPVMAHIAKNVVKVNDGQTKHMAIKGKYSTSKQMKIATISQLKSSVVKDLAKQLTQ, encoded by the exons atGGCTCTTCGAGTAACCAGA AACCGCTTGGCTTCTACCAGGACTGACCTAGGTGGAAAGGCCTGCTCGATCACCGGACCCACGAAGCCTCGAGCGGCTCTTGGGGAAATTGGAAACATCGCAGTTAACAAAGAAGTACAGAAAAAA ACTGTCAAGACAGAGGCCACCAAGAAGACCAAAGTCATCATCACCAAAGTTGAAAAAGCAGTTGTTGAAAAACCCAAACCTAAAGATGTTGTTCCTGTTAAACCCAAGCCCGAGGTGCAG GTTCTCCCTGAACCAGCATCCCCCACTCCAATGGAAACTTCTGGCTGTGTGCCTGCGGACCTCTGCCAAGCATTCTCTGATGTCATTCTCCACACTGTCAGGGATGTGGATGCAGATGACTACGAAAACCCCATGCTCTGCAGCGAATATGTGAAGGAAATCTACAAGTATCTACGGCAGCTTGAG GTTGAGCAGAACGTTAGACTCACTTATCTGCAGGGTCAGGAGGTAACTGGTAACATGCGGGCCATTCTCATTGACTGGCTCGTGCAAGTGAGCCTAAAGTTCCGTCTGCTGCAGGAGACGATGTACATGACTGTAGGAATCATTGACCGCTATCTTCAG GACCACCCAGTCCCCaagaagcagctgcagctggTCGGCGTGACTGCCATGTTCCTTGCTTCCAAATACGAGGAGATGTATCCCCCGGAGATCTCAGACTTTGCCTAC GTGACTGACAAGGCCTACACCACTCTCCAGATCAGAGACATGGAGATGTCAATCCTCCGGGTGCTCAAGTTCCAACTAGGCCGCCCTCTTCCCCTGCAGTTCCTCAGAAGGGCATCAAAGATTTATGAG GTAACTGCAGAGCAACACACCCTGGCAAAATACCTCCTGGAGCTCACCATGGTCGACTATGAGATGGTTCACTTCCCACCTTCAATGATGGCATGCGCTGCTTTGGCTCTTACCCTCAAGATCTTGGATGCTGGCGAATGG GATGTGACTCTGCAGCACTACATGGACTACACAGCAGAGAGTTTGATTCCTGTGATGGCACACATTGCCAAGAATGTTGTGAAGGTGAATGATGGGCAGACCAAGCACATG GCCATTAAAGGAAAGTACTCTACTTCCAAGCAGATGAAGATTGCTACCATCTCACAGCTCAAGTCTTCAGTAGTGAAGGATCTTGCAAAGCAGCTCACCCAGTGA
- the LOC115016913 gene encoding AN1-type zinc finger protein 5-like produces MAQETNQSLVPTLCANGCGFYGNPRTNGMCSVCHKEQLSRQNNGGVSTLSAMGSSSGHAAEASAIQRLEATLNNAAAAAVAAAEVAAEAAASAGAAAAEALSGVSTSMSVTQQMTEMSLSCEEKGASGSKVELAEPVLTQPTSSASHPSTAEQSKAPEPLKPKKNRCFMCRKKVGLTGFDCRCGNLFCGLHRYSDKHNCPYDYKAEAADKIRKENPVVVADKIQRI; encoded by the exons ATGGCCCAGGAGACCAATCAGAGCCTAGTTCCTACTCTCTGTGCTAATGGCTGTGGTTTCTATGGCAACCCTAGGACTAATGGCATGTGCTCTGTGTGCCACAAGGAGCAACTGTCAAGACAGAACAATGGAGGAGTCAGTACTTTGAGTGCCATGG GCAGCAGCAGTGGCCACGCAGCTGAGGCTTCTGCCATCCAGAGGTTAGAGGCCACCTTGAataatgctgcagctgctgcagtcgCTGCTGCGGAGGTGGCAGCTGAGGCCGCCGCTTCCGCCGGGGCTGCTGCCGCCGAGGCACTCAG TGGGGTTTCAACTTCCATGTCTGTAACGCAACAGATGACTGAGATGAGTCTCTCCTGTGAGGAGAAAGGAGCGTCGGGGAGCAAAGTAGAGCTTGCAGAGCCAG TGTTGACTCAGCCCACGTCCTCAGCCTCTCATCCCTCCACTGCTGAGCAGTCTAAAGCCCCCGAGCCCCTGAAACCCAAGAAGAATCGCTGCTTTATGTGCCGCAAAAAGGTTGGCCTTACAG GTTTTGACTGTCGCTGTGGGAATCTGTTCTGTGGACTTCACCGTTACTCCGATAAGCATAACTGTCCGTACGACTACaaagctgaagctgctgacaaGATCCGCAAAGAGAACCCTGTGGTTGTAGCTGACAAGATCCAGAGAATATGA